In the Cryptococcus depauperatus CBS 7841 chromosome 4, complete sequence genome, TTACTCCAAGAGGAGCTTCGAAAACCATTAAGCTTTCACGAGAAGATGGTCGAGAAGTGGACCTGCAAACAATTGCTAAAGCTGTCAAGCCTGGTCCAGGAGCTACTGGTGATGGCGTCCCCGACAAGCCTGTCACCAACGTAGAGACTTTAAAGAAAAGGACTGGCTTACCTGTTGTAGTAAGGCTAGAGTCTGAAGAGTCAAAAAAAGCTAGAttggcagaagaagaaagacaagcaAAGATCAAGGCTActgaggaaaaggaggcATCGGAGAGGAAGGAACgaacagagaagaaagctaaggaagaagagcaaagaatcaagacaaaagcGGATGCCAAGATGAAAGATGTTGTAGAACAGGTAAGTGTGCTTGACTGatctttcaacattgatAATGTTTGACCGTGGTTTACAGGACGagcgagaaagaaatgctgaagagaatggagaaaagaaaaagatagatGAGGCATTTGCTGCTGAACAGGCTGCTGTACGAAAGCTTGCcgaagaaaaagaagctgCTGTCAAGGCCGCTCAAGAGAACAGCGAAAAAGCCGAGCAGGAAAGGGCAGCCGCTCATGTAGCCTCGCAAGAAGCTCGAGAGAAAGCCCAAGAGCAACGCCACGCTCTCTTATCTACACCAGCAGTGTCTGTCAGTGTTTCGCCTATTAGCACTCCTGTACTTGTGGCTGGCCTACCAGCTAAGCCTATAGCTGCCATTGCAGAAATAAAGCGGGCTCCTCCTTCGGCTCTTGATCTCAGTCCTTCATCTCCGTCTATCGGTGGCGAGACTACCTCTGTTTCTGCGACGGTTTTGAACTCTGCTCGACCAATTGAAGATATAAATGCAATCACTTATCCTATCTCCTTAAAGTCCCCCAAACCGGAATTGAATGCGAATGCTGTCCCAGGCAAATTCCGTTATGATCGAGATTTCCTGATGCAGTTTATGAATGTCTGTCGCGAAAAACCTGAAAGCCTTCCACCtctggaagagattggtcTTGAAGCAATGGATGCCGGGAGCGGCTTCGGCAGCCGTCGTGGCGGTCGGGCCTCAATGGGGCCATCCAGTCGCATACCAAGTGGATCAGGATCCGGTCTTGCTCATGGTGGATCCAATCGACCATTGCCAGGACAAGGTATGGGCGCATTCGGTATGGGCTCGTTTGGTTCAGGGTCCGGATTGTCCAGGGCTACAAGTGAGCAACGCTACCAGGCGAGTCGTCGTGCATCCAGTCAAAATGGACCTACTGGCATGTCTCCAATGGCTGGTCCACCCGCATTAGCATTGTCGAACTCACGAAGCGGCACAAGCCGTGGAAGTCAACGGGGATCGAAACGAGCTCCTCCGAGTCAGACACCTGCGGCTGCCTCTATCCCTATCTCCGAGAATGCCTGGACACGGACTCGACTCGGCGGGGATGCCGAGGGCACGCCAGGCTACATTGAGCGAAAGGTCAAGGCGCTGCTCAACAAGCTGACTGAGGAGAAGTTCGACCAGATCTCTCTCCAAATCCTGGAGTGGGCAAACAAGTCGAGGAACGAGACGAACGGTCTCACGCTCAAGCTCGTCATCAAGCAGATCTTCGAGAAGGCGACGGACGAGGCCCACTGGTCGTCGATGTATGCGAAGCTGTGTAGGCTGCTGCACGATGAGCTGGATCCGGAGGTGACGGAGATCATCGGGGAGAAGCCTGTGTCTGGGCGGACGCTGTTCAGGAAGTACCTGCTCGGTCGATGCCAGATGGACTTTGAGAACGGCTGGAAGGCGCGTGAGGACACAGCGGTGGCTGCTGCTGCGAAGCAGAAGGAGGACGGCGAGAAGCAGGAGAAGGCGAAAGAGAGCGGAGACAAAGAGGCGGACCTGATGAGCGATGAGTACTATGCGGCGCAGAAGGCGAAGCGACGGGGACTCGGTCTTGTGCAGCTGATAGGAGAGCTGTTCAAGCGAGAGATCCTGTCGAGCCGTGTCATCTCGGAGTGTCTGATCAAGCTGCTCAGTAACGTCCTTGACCCGGATGAGGAGGACATTGAGTCTGCGTGCAAGCTCTTGGCGACTGTGGGCCCTGCGTACGACCGGGTGGCGTCTGACAACCTGAACAAGGCGTATATTCGACTGGACGAGATCCTGAAGCTGGAGAGTCTGTCTTCGCGTATCAAGTTTATGATCATGGTAAGTGTGCCCGATGGGGGTGAGATGCATGCATGCGAGCGAGCGAGCAAGCAGGCAAGCAAGCAAGCGTGCAAGCATGCATACATGTATGTATGGATGGTATGCTGATGGTTCGGTGCAGGATGTGATTGATCTCCGGAAAGAAGGCTGGAGGTCGAGAAAGCAGCAGGCGGGTGTGATGACGATTGCAGAGATCCACAAGCAGAATGCTCAGGAGAAGAgtgctgctgctgctgctgtgGTGGCGAAGGAGTCTATCTCACGGGGCGGGTCTCGTGCGGGGAGAGACAGGCGCGATGGGGGGCTTCAGCCTGGGGAATGGCAGGCGGTCCAGTCGGGTGCTCGCACTCTGAGCCGGCCGACTGACTTTTCTGGGATGGGCAAGAACATGAGTGCTAGTGGGAATGCGCCTTCTTTCGGACCTAGCAGTGTGTTTGCGAGCCGAAAGGGGAAGGGGAATACTGCGGGTATGACGACGCCCCCGATCTCGCGCCAGCCGTCTTCTGCCAACATGTTCAGTGCTCTGAATGATGCACATGAGGCTGAGGCGGCGGGAGGGGATGGAGGTGAACCTGGGGCACAGCGGAAGAGGCTGAACCTGGCGCCTCGTACGAAGCCGATACCGGGAGACGagagagagggagagggTGAGATGGAGGcggaggtggaggtggaagtGGAAGTGGAAGGAGACGGTGAGTCAGGTGGAGAGGAGGAGATAGAGGAGTTATCGGAAGAGAGAGCAAAGGCGAAGATCGATGTGGACATGAAGGAGTTATGGGGCGAGAAGGACCAGGGTGGATCACGAAATCCGGTGGACATTGTGGAGTACTTTGTGTCGCTACCGGAGAGTCGGCGGCCGCTGCTGGCGGAGCGATTAGTATCAGACATCTTCCGAATATCCAAGACGAAGGAGGCACAGATTGTCGCCAAGGGCTGGAGGATGGCATTAGATCAGCAAAGCGTGACGGTAGATGTCTTGCGACAGAGGTGAGTGGTGCATACGGTTGCCGGCTGTTGTAAGCGTAAGGCGAATGCTTACTTGTGATGACTAGTCTGGAAGGCAGGATGGCTACACTGGACGACGAGGCGATTGACTTCCCTGGGGCATACAGTGCTGTTGCATACCTCGTGCGCGGTATCGATCTTTCACAAGAAGACGTCGAGGGACTGGGcgagaagattgagatgGAGGGGACGCCACTGATCACACCGAAACAAAAGCTCGAGAAGGCACTGGCAAAGGTCGACGAGGAAGCGTCTACATGACGTTCTGTAGCTTGCATTACAACATCTTGACAACATCAATCTCCCTCTCTAATATACTCTTATGGTGCTTTGATTTAAACGGCACAGCATGCAACATTCCGTAGTCTATCATGTCTATATTTGTCAGTTTCTAATTGTACATGCATAGAAGCTTTCCACCGTATGCTTGACCCATCATCTCAAACCCACTCATTTGCATTTTCAAGATTACTCATCTGCTTCCGCCAGTAAGTCAAGTAGGCTGACAACGacatttgtttttgttttatcaCAACTTTTATTTAGACGCTATAAAGACTTTTTATGCTAATGAACCATTCTTTCTAATGGAGTTCTCAAAACGCATGGCAGATAACTCTCTCAACTTATCCAGGGTAACTATTGCGGGATGTGTTCTTCGTCTGGCAGCTTTTACAATACCGGTTTTGTCTGAGTCATTACAACGACGGCCAGAATTATCAACATTACAAACCTCTTTTCGCAATCGTGAGTTGCGGAGATATAATGTACAGAACGACATCTACTGAATAAGTGAGTCAGTGAAAGAAGGTGTATTTCTTTATGACAGAAATACCAATCCATATATAGCGGGGGCATTCTCACTTGTAAGCATTCGCAAGAGGTGTGGGTAATTTGCCAACTGACACTCTATACTTAGTCGCCAttatatctctttttctttagcTGGATAACTCCTGTATCATTCTCTGCCTTGACTGCCCTGATTTGGACTCTGGCCGACTTGTTCAGTTCCTATTCACTTGTCAAGGTTCAACGATCCAGAAGCGGAGGGTGCTCTAAGGAGGTTGTAGTCGCTGCCTTGTGCGTACATTCCCAAAACCAGGTCAAGATAGCGTGTTTTAATGTACAACTCACagatttcttttcaatccatGCACTCTTCTTGTATGTCTATCCAGATCAACAACCGCCGTAGACAATGCCTTGCTTCTTTATGCAATTTCTGCGGCTACACAAGGTCCGTAGGATTTTCTGTCTGTCTACGTTTGAAACTCAAGCTTGCAACTATAGGGCAAGTCACTGTGTCAATGTTAATGTTGTCCATCACGGTACACACTTCGCTTTATCCCATTGTTTTACTTGGTCCTATGATCATGCTGCTTAACAAGATGAATGCAGGCGCTCGTGTAGACGCCATTCTTTTACAATCAATGAGTGTTTTTACGATTTGTTTTATGGCCATAACGGCTATCAatttttgcttctttggCCCATATTGGGTTTATCAGACTTGGGGTGTTATGTATGTTCTCTTTCTAAACGGGCACTCTGACTATGACTCGAGATTCCTACTAATTTCATGTTTGTAGAATAACAGCCGTTGATCTATCGCCCAATGTGGGCATGTGGTGGTACTTTTTCACAGAGATGTTTGACCATTTTCGTGGGTTCTTTTTGGGCGTCTTCCAAGTGAGTCTATCCGAGTCGTGTTTTGGCATTATGACGAATTGTTGTATAGTTGCACATTTTCATTTATATTGTGCCTGTTTGCATACGTTTCTACGACAAACCTTTGGAATCCATCTTGATACTGAGTGGCGTCTTTGTCACATGGAAGAGTTACCCCAGCCTTGGAGACATGTCTTTATGGGCTGGATTGTTGAGCTGTTTCCCTGAGATTTTAGCCAGTAAGTTGCCTTGATCATGTACCAAAGCCTTCAATTAAATTTCGCAAACAGATCTTAGGCATCCTCTGTTCTCTCTTACAGTCAATCTATACACTTCAATATTACTCCCTTTACTCCACTCACTCTGGTTGCTAACTGGTACTGGCAACGCCAACTTTTTCTATGCCGCGACAATGGTCTATGGGCTGAATGCTAGCTTGACCGTTGTCGATGTTGTGGGCGCAGTCTTACGAGCAGATGTCAAAAAGGCAGTAGAGGATTGGAAGGCAGAAAAGCAGCTAGAAAAATTGCAAGGACAATGTAGCAGCATGGAACCTGTGGAGACTGACTGGCAAGCTGTACAGTTCTCAAGCTAGTTTGGTAATTGATCTCTACATGTTGCATTATGATATAATTGTTTCAAGGACTTTGGTTTAAGGGAAAGTTAATACAATTCACAGTATGATACCAGACAACTCACAGTATGGTTGCAACAACTTTCCTgccttgtccttttccACCCCACCCTGCTCCGCTGTGTCTAAATTCAGCAAGATAGATACCCTGCCAAGTACCCAAAACTAATTTCCCTTCTGAAATGGGTATTGTGACCGAATTTCCAATCAATGAAGTTTTAAGATGAGATACGGAATCGCTAAACAAAGAACCGTCAATCAATTGTCTAAAGTGACACTTCTGGAGATAACCAACTCACTCTGGTCCTTCATCTGTATGCTCCCAAGGGAGGCTTTCCGGGACGATGGTGTCAAGGGCCATGTCCATGTCTACAATAGTTTCAGACGGATCAGCTTTCCACGATATCATCTCTCAATACTTGAACTCACCGGTTCGTACTGTCCTGATTAAAATACCAAACTCATCAATGACCGTGAGATGACATTTAAAACTATCTCACCTATCGCAATTCTCATTAAGCTATCCTAGCTATAAGCAACATCCGCAACACAAGTCATGTTACCTACCGTCAGCCCAGCGGAGGTATGTAAGCAGTGAAGGGTGAAGATACCGACATTGACATTCCTCAAACCTTCCTGGCATTCTCTGACAACAAAATCTGTCACCTATATTTGAAGTAAGTGTTGTCCCTTTCACTCAACAGATCTTACCAACCAGATGCATGCCCTTTGTGTTTGGCGGAAGTGAACTGCGAAAGTAAGCAATATTTTCACTGTTAAAAAAAATCACTCTTTACATAGTCTTTTGCCACGGCATTCTGAATGAATAAGTTTCTAAAAGAAATACAATTAAATGCCAAAATATCTTTGAAGTATTGGACGGAACCAAATTGGACGACGCGACGTTCCGATGACGCGTtagaggtggaggtttaAGACATGTGTGGTGGAGGTTAAAAGACTGAAATTTGGACAAAAGTCTAAATGCAATGTTTATAATTActcatttttatttttatttaatCATTAACTATTTCTTAATCTTCAGTCCAGATTTTTGAAGCGACGCGGACGGGAATCATGTAATGATTCTTGAATTGGAAATACAAGTGGTATTAGAAGAATAGATAGAGTATTTTGCAGCTGCATCCATATTTCAGGTGATACACCGAGGCTAGGACGAGGCTGGCATGGTGAGTAGTATGACAACGATGGAGGCCAGGAGATGA is a window encoding:
- a CDS encoding secondary thiamine-phosphate synthase enzyme, whose amino-acid sequence is MPWQKTISLPPNTKGMHLVTDFVVRECQEGLRNVNVGIFTLHCLHTSAGLTLNENCDRTVRTDMDMALDTIVPESLPWEHTDEGPDDSVSHLKTSLIGNSVTIPISEGKLVLGTWQGIYLAEFRHSGAGWGGKGQGRKVVATILP